actgtgtcaccctgcggggggagggacaggctcatagctcccttctgtctgtgtcactgtgtcaccctgcgggggaaggacaggctcatagctcccttctgtctgtgtcactgtgtcaccctgcggggggaaggacagactcatagctcccttctgtctgtgtcactgtgtcaccctgcggggggagggacaggctcatagctcccttctatctgtgtcactgtgtcaccctgcggggggagggacagtctcatagctcccttctgtctgtgtcactgtgtcaccctgcgggggaaggacagactcatagctcccttctgtctgtgtcactgtgtcaccctgcgggggaaggacaggctcatagctcccttctgtctgtgtcactgtgtcaccctgcggggggaaggacagactcatagctcccttctgtctgtgtcactgtgtcaccctgcagggggagggacaggctcatagctcccttctgtctgtgtcactgtgtcaccctgcagggggagggacaggctcatagctcccttctgtctgtgtcactgtgtcaccctgcggggggagggacagactcatagctcccttctgtctgtgtcactgtgtcaccctgcgggggggagggacagactcatagctcccttctgtctgtgtcactgtgtcaccctgcggggggagggacagactcatagctcccttctgtctgtgtcactgtcaccctgcggggggagggacagactcatagctcccttctgtctgtgtcactgtgtcaccctgcaggggagggacagactcatagctcccttctgtctgtgtcactgtgtcaccctgcgggggggagggacagactcatagctccctcctgtctgtgtcactgtgtcaccctgcggggggagggacagactcatagctcccttctgtctgtgtcactgtgtcaccctgcggggggagggacagactcatagcttccttctgtctgtgtcactgtcaccctgcggggggagggacagtctcatagctcccttctgtctgtgtcactgtgtcaccctgcaggggagggacagactcatagctcccttctgtctgtgtaactgtgtcaccctgcggggggagggacagactcatagcttccttctgtctgtgtcactgtcaccctgcggggggagggacagtctcatagctcccttctgtctgtgtcactgtgtcaccctgcgggggagggacagactcatagctcccttctgtctgtgtcactgtgtcaccctgcggggggagggacaggctcatagctcccttccgtctgtgtcactgtgtcaccctgcggggggagggacagactcatagctcccttctgtctgtgtcactgtgtcaccctgcaggggagggacagactcatagctcccttctgtctgtgtcactgtgtcaccctgcgggggagggacaggctcatagctcccttctgtctgtgtcactgtgtcaccctgcggggggagggacagacacatagctcccttctgtctgtgtcactgtgtcaccctgcggggggagggacagactcatagctcccttctgtctgtgtcactgtgtcaccctgcggggggagggacagactcatagctcccttctgtctgtgtcactgtgtcaccctgcgggggagggacagactcatagctcccttctgtctgtgtcactgtgtcaccctgcggggggagggacagactcatagctcccttccgtctgtgtcactgtgtcaccctgcgggggagggacagactcatagctcccttctgtctgtgtcactgtgtcaccctgcggggggagggacagactcatagctcccttctgtctgtgtcactgtgtcaccctgcggggggagggacagacacatagctcccttctgtctgtgtcactgtgtcaccctgcgggggagggacaggctcatagctcccttctgtctgtgtcactgtgtcaccctgcggggggagggacagactcatagctcccttctgtctgtgtcactgtgtcaccctgcgggggagggacagactcatagctcccttctgtctgtgtcactgtgtcaccgtgcggggggagggtcagactcatagctcccttctgtctgtgtcactgtgtcaccctgcgagggagggacagactcatagctcccttctgtctgtgtcactgtgtcaccctgcgggggagggacagactcatagctcccttctgtctgtgtcaccgtgttaCCCTGCGGGGTAGGGACagattcatagctcccttctgtctgtgtcactgtgtcaccctgcgggggagggacagactcatagctcccttctgtctgtgtcactgtgtcaccctgcagggggagggacagtctcatagctcccttctgtctgtgtcactgtgtcaccctgcggggggagggacagactcatagctcccttctgtctgtgtcactgtgtcaccctgcggggggagggacagactcatagctcccttctgtctgtctccccaGGGTTATGAGATTCACGTCACCCCTAACGTAAAGCCGGAGCCTGAGCACATGCAGGAGATTATCCGCTGCAGCGGGGCAACTTACCTTCCGAAAATGCCCCGGGCCTACAAGGTAAAGGGCAAATATCCTTTTCCCAAGAGCTGACGCTCTAATATACACAAGCACTGTCTGACTCCAGGAACTGTTGCTCAAATATACACAGGTCTGACCCAAGAAGCTGACACTCTAGTGAACTCTAATAGAGACATTGACTAACCCGAAGAGCTGACAGTCTAATTAACACGGACCGCACCGTAACCGCAGGAGCTGACGCTTTATTTCCGCCTGCGTCCTGCCTTCCAGGAGAAGCGCGTCATCGTGTCGTGCCCCGAGGACCGCGCCCTCTGCCGCAGCGCGCCCGCCCCGGTCACCTCCGCGGAGTTCATCCTCAGCGGGATTCTGCGCCAGGAGGCGGATCCGGCCGCGCATCTGCTGGGCGCCACGGACTCGGCACCCACCCCCGCCAAGCGTCGGCGCTGAGGGGAGCCCCGTCCCACCTGTGACATACTCCATACCACTAGAGAGCGCGGCGAGTTCAATTTTAGtgtatatagatactcagcatcgtTATACAGCGCAGCGTCTTCATTATCCATGTATAGATACTCGGCATCATTAAAGAATGCAGCATGATCAtgatcagtgtatagatactc
The DNA window shown above is from Ascaphus truei isolate aAscTru1 unplaced genomic scaffold, aAscTru1.hap1 HAP1_SCAFFOLD_3002, whole genome shotgun sequence and carries:
- the LOC142483141 gene encoding mediator of DNA damage checkpoint protein 1-like, with product MQEIIRCSGATYLPKMPRAYKEKRVIVSCPEDRALCRSAPAPVTSAEFILSGILRQEADPAAHLLGATDSAPTPAKRRR